CTTTCGTTACCGGCAACAGCAACTATTTTTCAAGCTCTTTCGTCTCCATGGCAGGTTCTTCGCAAGATGCGTCTGCTACCCATGCGCATGTCAGCCTCACCACCATACTTGCCCAGCTATCGCCCGCCGCAGCAGATAGCCGGCACAAGATAAGTGACGCATCTCGAAAAAAATTCCGATGCGGCTGTAACATCCGCTCGAGACGCTCCGTAGACCTCGATGCAAGCCAATGACGGCTCGCATCCATCTAGGAGACAAATCCATGAAGAACAGCATCCTCACCCTGGCCATTGCTGGCTCGATCGCATCGGCACTTGCATCCGTCGCCGTCCCGGCTTCGGCCGCCGATACCAAGGAAAAATGCTACGGCGTCGCCCTTAAGGGCCAGAACGATTGCGCCGCCGGCAAGCATGATTGTGCCGGCAAGTCGACCATGAGCTACGACAAGATGTCCTTCAAGCTCGTTCCCACAGGCACCTGCACCTCGATGAAGACCCCGAAGGGCCACGGCTCGCTGACCCCGGCCTGATCCGAAACCGGATTGATCGTCAACCATCTCTCGTAAGGAGTTTGTCATGAGCAAGATGTCCGCACTCGCCCTGGCCGCATCGGTCGCAACGGCGGTGACGCTGGTTGCCGGTGTGACGACAGCATCTGCCGCCGATGCCAAGGAAAAATGCTACGGCGTCGCCCTCAAGGGCCAGAACGATTGCGCCGCCGGTCCCGGCACGACCTGCGCCGGCACGTCGAAGGTCGATTATCAGCGCAACTCGTGGAAGCTGGTTCCCGCGGGAACCTGCGAGACGATCAAGACGCCGAACGGCCACGGCACCCTGATGCAGGGTCCAGCCCCGGTTTGACCCTATCAGACAAGGCAATGCAAACGTGGGCGGCGCATCGTTTAATCCGACGCCGCCTGCCTCTCGAACACAAACTGCTTCACAACTTTGCTGGAATTACTCTCATACGGAGGCCCGCAATGAAACCGTCACAACTCCCCCGTCGCGCCGGCGTCGGCTTCAAGCCGGAGCATTTTGCCGAAATCCATGGCTCTACACAGCCGATTGGCTTTTTCGAAGTCCATGCGGAAAACTATATGGGTGCTGGTGGTCCGCCACATGCCCAGCTCGGCAGGCTGCGCCAGGATTATGCCTTATCCATCCATGGCGTCGGCCTCTCTATCGGCTCGATGCAGCCTTTAGATAACCAACATCTTGCTCGCCTGAAGATCGTCTGCGATCGCTATGAGCCGGAGAGCTTTTCGGAGCACCTCGCCTGGTCGACGCACGACACGACCTTTCTCAACGATCTTCTGCCCCTGCCCTACACCGAGGGAACGCTTGAGCAGGTCTGCGCTCACATCGACGAAGTACAGACTTTGCTCGGTCGACAGATGCTGCTCGAGAATCCGGCTACCTATCTGCTCTTTGAGGAAAGCACGATCGAGGAAACGGAATTTCTGGCCGAGGTTGCCAGACGCACCGGCTGCGGC
The Rhizobium sp. 11515TR DNA segment above includes these coding regions:
- a CDS encoding BufA1 family periplasmic bufferin-type metallophore — protein: MKNSILTLAIAGSIASALASVAVPASAADTKEKCYGVALKGQNDCAAGKHDCAGKSTMSYDKMSFKLVPTGTCTSMKTPKGHGSLTPA
- a CDS encoding BufA1 family periplasmic bufferin-type metallophore, with amino-acid sequence MSKMSALALAASVATAVTLVAGVTTASAADAKEKCYGVALKGQNDCAAGPGTTCAGTSKVDYQRNSWKLVPAGTCETIKTPNGHGTLMQGPAPV
- the bufB gene encoding MNIO family bufferin maturase produces the protein MKPSQLPRRAGVGFKPEHFAEIHGSTQPIGFFEVHAENYMGAGGPPHAQLGRLRQDYALSIHGVGLSIGSMQPLDNQHLARLKIVCDRYEPESFSEHLAWSTHDTTFLNDLLPLPYTEGTLEQVCAHIDEVQTLLGRQMLLENPATYLLFEESTIEETEFLAEVARRTGCGLLLDVNNVFVAATNHHMDARAYLKRFPVQWVREIHLSGHSETVDDFGAPLLIDSHDTPVKDPVWALYEELIGCTGPIASLVEWDNDVPAWPILRAEAEAAEAVLKRAAARRAA